One Mya arenaria isolate MELC-2E11 chromosome 7, ASM2691426v1 genomic window carries:
- the LOC128240419 gene encoding uncharacterized protein LOC128240419, translated as MFSESSKATYKKEFKQKLTDIYNTVKDFQRIYIIGLRSGSIVCDYEVVCKGDVNLTILKTTTASVADPRNPLNFTFCKNCTATVNNTVLDQALTTAQNMRTSSACLNCKMGERCNVLKTFVRCYNPCKTTANGGCLNGGVCYFDGQENSTKCRCPSDEGRFVYSGEHCEIAVENLSLSSTYIAAIAGGTGGALIVVLSVVIICLILKRKKHNDVDKNGRQGIAYHDIF; from the exons ATGTTTAGTGAGTCATCAAAAGCGACATACAAAAAGGAATTTAAACAAAAG CTTACAGACATTTACAATACAGTGAAAGATTTCCAACGTATATACATAATTGGTTTAAG ATCCGGAAGCATCGTTTGTGACTATGAAGTCGTTTGTAAAGGGGACGTCAATCTTACTATCTTAAAAACAACTACAGCATCGGTGGCTGATCCACGGAACCCACTGAACTTTACGTTTTGCAAAAACTGCACTGCGACAGTAAATAACACGGTTCTTGATCAAGCTCTAACGACAG CTCAGAACATGAGAACATCAAGTGCCTGTTTAAACTGCAAAATGGGCGAAAGATGCAATGTACTGAAAACGTTTGTTAGATGTTACAACCCTTGCAAAACAACAGCCAATGGAGGATGTTTAAACGGTGGCGTGTGTTACTTTGACGGACAAGAGAATTCGACTAAATGCAG atGCCCGAGTGACGAAGGTCGTTTCGTTTACTCTGGAGAACATTGCGAGATTGCTGTTGAAAACCTTTCACTGTCGTCAACGTACATCGCTGCAATCGCTGGTGGAACAGGAGGAGCATTAATCGTAGTTCTGTCAGTGGTCATTATTTGTCTTATCCTCAAAAGAAAGAAGCACAATGATGTCGACAAAAATGGCAGGCAAGGGATAGCTTATCACgacatattttaa